Proteins from a single region of Chryseobacterium sp. T16E-39:
- a CDS encoding pseudouridine synthase: MLEILYRDEHLIAINKPSGLLVHKSFYSGEADTYAIQELRKQIGQYVYPVHRLDRKTSGVLLFTLDKDMLKIMSEQFASRQVEKKYIAILRGWAKEEETIDYDLVNENEVKQNAITYYHRLQTSEIELPFLKHQTSRYCLVEAIPETGRFHQLRKHFKHILHPILGCRKHGCNKQNKLWLQTFGINKMTLHAHQLVFNHPVSNEIITINATIDDEFKRVGAILNFDLSSYS, translated from the coding sequence ATGTTAGAAATTCTTTATCGCGACGAACATCTTATTGCTATCAATAAACCAAGCGGGTTATTGGTCCATAAGTCTTTTTATTCCGGAGAAGCAGATACTTATGCTATTCAGGAATTGAGAAAGCAGATTGGGCAATATGTTTATCCCGTACATCGCCTTGACCGAAAAACTTCGGGTGTTTTGCTGTTCACTTTAGATAAAGACATGTTGAAAATCATGAGTGAGCAGTTTGCCTCAAGACAGGTCGAAAAGAAATACATCGCGATTCTTCGCGGTTGGGCAAAAGAAGAGGAAACGATTGATTATGATTTAGTTAATGAAAATGAAGTGAAACAAAATGCAATTACGTATTATCATCGTTTACAGACTTCAGAAATAGAATTGCCTTTTTTAAAACATCAGACGTCAAGATATTGTTTAGTTGAAGCCATTCCTGAAACGGGAAGATTTCATCAGTTGAGAAAGCATTTTAAGCATATCTTGCATCCTATTTTAGGCTGCCGAAAGCATGGATGTAACAAACAGAACAAGTTGTGGCTTCAGACATTTGGCATCAACAAAATGACGCTTCATGCCCATCAATTGGTTTTTAATCATCCTGTTTCGAACGAAATAATTACAATAAATGCAACGATCGATGATGAATTCAAAAGAGTAGGAGCTATTTTGAATTTCGATTTGAGTTCATATTCCTAA
- a CDS encoding quinone-dependent dihydroorotate dehydrogenase, whose translation MYKTLIRPILFKFDPEEVHYFTFSMLKNFPFLTKLFLPKPVVDKRLEREVFGLKFKNPVGLAAGFDKNAVLFNELSDLGFGFVEIGTLTPKGQPGNDKKRLFRLKEDSAIINRMGFNNEGVDAAVERLKKNKNVLIGGNIGKNKVTPNEEAVNDYKICFEKLFPYVDYFVVNVSSPNTPNLRELQDKEPLTQLLGTLQKMNTEKASPKPILLKIAPDLSDDQLLDIIDIVKDTKTAGVIASNTTLSREGLVSENQSEMGGLSGKPLTKRSTEVIRFLSEKSGRAFPIIGVGGIHSAKDAIEKLDAGASLIQLYTGFIYEGPELINEINNELLKRASRLPR comes from the coding sequence ATGTACAAAACCCTGATCCGTCCCATTCTTTTTAAATTCGATCCTGAAGAAGTTCATTATTTTACTTTTTCAATGCTTAAAAATTTTCCCTTCCTGACAAAACTTTTTCTTCCGAAACCGGTTGTAGATAAAAGATTGGAAAGAGAAGTTTTTGGATTGAAATTTAAAAATCCGGTTGGGCTGGCAGCTGGTTTTGATAAAAATGCTGTGCTTTTTAATGAGCTTTCCGATCTTGGTTTCGGTTTTGTAGAAATTGGAACACTGACTCCCAAAGGGCAACCCGGAAATGACAAAAAAAGACTTTTCCGTCTTAAGGAAGATTCTGCCATCATCAACAGGATGGGTTTCAATAATGAAGGGGTAGACGCAGCGGTTGAAAGACTTAAGAAAAATAAAAATGTACTCATTGGTGGAAATATTGGAAAGAACAAAGTTACCCCCAATGAAGAAGCTGTAAATGACTATAAGATCTGTTTCGAGAAGCTTTTCCCTTACGTTGATTATTTTGTGGTGAATGTAAGTTCTCCCAATACTCCCAATCTTCGTGAGCTTCAGGATAAAGAACCTTTAACTCAGCTTTTAGGAACTTTACAAAAGATGAATACTGAAAAAGCCAGCCCGAAACCAATTCTGTTAAAAATAGCTCCGGATCTGTCTGATGATCAGTTGTTGGATATTATTGATATCGTTAAGGATACTAAAACTGCAGGCGTAATTGCTTCGAATACAACACTTTCAAGAGAAGGTTTGGTTTCAGAAAATCAGTCTGAAATGGGCGGACTTTCAGGAAAACCCTTAACTAAAAGATCTACAGAAGTAATTCGTTTTCTTTCTGAGAAAAGTGGAAGAGCTTTTCCGATTATCGGAGTGGGTGGAATTCATTCTGCAAAAGATGCGATTGAAAAACTGGATGCAGGAGCAAGTTTAATACAGCTTTATACCGGGTTTATTTATGAAGGTCCGGAATTGATCAATGAGATCAATAATGAACTTTTAAAAAGAGCTTCGAGACTCCCGAGATAA
- a CDS encoding DUF445 domain-containing protein, with product MNDEAKRKQLRKYKAFATGLFVLMAVIFVITTFLQKTNASHWIGYVRAFSEAAMVGALADWFAVTALFRHPLGLPIPHTNLIENSKERLGDNLGSFVVTNFLSSQNIRPYIQKLKISNFVGEWLVKEKNQDIVIKNLSDIVLDILNKLDDSAVSGFISKKVSEMTNDIKFNIIIGNGINYLLDKNDHQRIITNLSKQIKEYIIENDEMIEERVKKGSYSFIPSFVDNKIAEKIASGLSDFFKEIEEDPQHEIRSLITTKIYEFSQDLKEDPKWEGEFKNIKDGLLKNEKLNEYSSDIWISIKNTLTKELHEDQSSLKKYISQNLNEFSQNLKTDEKLQNKIDHWVRVTAYKYILKNTHQFGNLISSTVGNWKGKELSEKMELEVGKDLQFIRVNGTLVGGLVGLIIYTIAHFFI from the coding sequence ATGAATGATGAAGCTAAAAGAAAACAATTAAGAAAATATAAAGCGTTTGCAACAGGATTATTTGTGTTGATGGCTGTGATTTTTGTCATTACCACATTTCTTCAGAAAACAAATGCTTCTCATTGGATCGGGTATGTCCGCGCATTTTCCGAAGCCGCAATGGTGGGTGCTTTAGCTGACTGGTTTGCAGTAACCGCCTTGTTTCGTCATCCGTTAGGACTCCCTATTCCTCATACCAATCTGATCGAAAACAGCAAAGAAAGACTTGGAGATAATCTTGGCAGTTTCGTTGTGACCAATTTTCTTTCATCTCAGAATATTCGTCCCTATATCCAGAAGCTTAAAATCTCCAACTTTGTTGGGGAATGGCTAGTTAAAGAAAAGAATCAGGATATTGTCATTAAAAATCTTTCTGATATTGTTCTGGACATCCTCAATAAACTGGACGATTCTGCGGTCAGCGGTTTTATAAGCAAGAAAGTATCGGAAATGACGAATGATATCAAATTCAATATTATTATTGGAAACGGGATCAATTATCTATTGGATAAAAATGATCATCAAAGGATTATCACCAACCTCTCAAAACAGATCAAAGAATATATCATTGAAAATGACGAGATGATCGAAGAACGGGTAAAAAAAGGCAGTTATTCTTTTATTCCGTCATTCGTCGACAATAAAATTGCAGAAAAAATTGCCAGCGGACTTTCAGATTTCTTTAAGGAAATAGAAGAGGATCCTCAACATGAGATCCGCTCATTAATTACCACGAAAATTTACGAATTTTCTCAGGATTTAAAAGAAGATCCTAAGTGGGAAGGCGAATTTAAAAATATAAAAGACGGACTTCTAAAAAATGAAAAATTAAATGAATATTCCAGTGACATCTGGATTTCAATTAAAAACACATTAACGAAAGAACTTCATGAAGATCAGTCTTCCCTTAAAAAGTATATTTCCCAGAATTTAAATGAATTTTCTCAAAATCTAAAAACCGACGAAAAACTTCAAAACAAAATAGATCATTGGGTACGGGTTACCGCTTATAAATATATTCTCAAAAACACGCATCAATTCGGAAACCTCATCAGTTCGACGGTTGGAAACTGGAAAGGTAAAGAACTTAGTGAAAAAATGGAACTTGAAGTAGGAAAAGACCTTCAGTTTATCCGCGTAAATGGTACGTTAGTGGGCGGATTGGTCGGATTAATTATTTACACGATAGCCCATTTCTTTATATAA
- the msrB gene encoding peptide-methionine (R)-S-oxide reductase MsrB, with product MENEAKNNPYYSRTDTTKLNVSNEEWKKILAPDLYAVSREAATERAFTGKYNEFDEIGDYYCSVCGNHLFRSTTKFASSCGWPSFFEADKEGVYYKRDTAYGMERVEVLCKRCDSHLGHVFDDGPKPTGLRYCMNSVSLEFVPDSKL from the coding sequence ATGGAAAACGAAGCAAAAAACAATCCATACTATTCAAGAACAGATACTACAAAACTGAATGTTTCCAATGAGGAGTGGAAGAAAATTCTGGCTCCGGATCTGTATGCGGTGTCAAGAGAAGCTGCAACAGAAAGGGCCTTCACGGGAAAATATAATGAATTTGATGAAATAGGGGACTATTATTGTTCCGTTTGCGGGAATCATTTGTTTCGTTCCACAACAAAGTTTGCGAGCAGTTGTGGTTGGCCAAGCTTTTTTGAAGCCGATAAAGAAGGGGTTTATTATAAAAGGGATACCGCTTACGGAATGGAAAGGGTGGAGGTTCTTTGTAAACGATGTGACTCTCATTTGGGGCATGTTTTTGATGATGGTCCAAAGCCTACAGGACTTCGTTATTGCATGAATTCAGTAAGCCTGGAATTTGTTCCGGATTCTAAACTTTAG
- a CDS encoding murein L,D-transpeptidase catalytic domain family protein: MKGLYSLLGFAYMVTTSFYISPEKGNLRSETISTEKIERLSDTKSEKTVNTVSSSEALYKSIAFEPGHELNEEVFFKALTGFENLKKAGLLSQDSHLLTVCDFSMSSNTNRLWVIDTQEKKVLFNSLVAHGKNTGEEFATNFSNTESSLQSSMGFYITDATYNGDNGYSLRLLGMDKGFNDAAYKRAIVMHGANYVSEEFAAMHKRIGRSWGCPAIPKDLTAPIINTIKGRNCLFIYYPDQNYLSSSEWLKA, encoded by the coding sequence ATGAAAGGATTATATAGCCTGTTAGGCTTTGCGTATATGGTTACGACTTCATTTTATATTTCCCCGGAGAAAGGAAATTTAAGAAGTGAAACCATAAGCACAGAAAAAATTGAAAGATTATCCGACACGAAATCTGAGAAGACAGTAAATACAGTATCTTCATCAGAAGCACTATATAAATCAATTGCATTTGAACCTGGACATGAGCTAAATGAAGAGGTGTTCTTTAAAGCCTTAACAGGATTCGAAAATTTAAAAAAAGCAGGATTGCTGAGTCAAGATTCGCATTTATTAACAGTTTGCGATTTTTCTATGTCTTCCAATACAAACAGGCTTTGGGTAATTGATACACAGGAAAAGAAAGTTTTATTTAATTCATTGGTTGCTCACGGGAAAAATACAGGAGAGGAATTTGCAACCAATTTCTCGAATACGGAAAGTTCACTTCAAAGCAGCATGGGATTTTATATTACAGACGCTACTTATAATGGAGACAACGGGTATTCTTTGAGATTATTGGGAATGGATAAAGGATTCAATGATGCGGCTTACAAAAGAGCGATTGTAATGCATGGAGCCAATTATGTAAGTGAAGAATTTGCAGCAATGCATAAAAGAATAGGACGAAGCTGGGGATGTCCGGCGATCCCTAAGGATCTTACAGCTCCCATCATTAATACCATAAAAGGAAGAAACTGTCTGTTCATTTATTATCCTGACCAGAATTATCTTTCTTCTTCAGAATGGTTAAAAGCTTAA